The Betaproteobacteria bacterium genome includes a region encoding these proteins:
- the tssG gene encoding type VI secretion system baseplate subunit TssG: MATNPGLRALTLFQALAENPHAFDFYRALREIECAFPDKPRIGEARRPQDEPVRFGQDASLAFAPATLAAFVRGEDGRPPRLIQSFFGLLGPNGALPLHLTEFARDRMRNSGDPTLVRFLDIFHHRLIAVFYRAWARAQPAVSMDRSERDRFMLYLGAFVGLAEKRLRGRDALPDAVKLSFAGLLGRGVRNADGLVAILREFLGVPVAIQQWVAHWMALPDSLLTRLGNEAVCGLGITAVAGARVWDLQSRFRVVVGPLSFADYERFLPGGESYRKLSDWVRNYVGFEYKWDSRVMLEADQVPPLLLGYNGRLGWTSWLGTRLNEAPAADLLLAGH; encoded by the coding sequence ATGGCAACGAATCCCGGACTGAGGGCACTAACGCTGTTCCAGGCGCTGGCCGAGAATCCGCACGCGTTCGATTTCTATCGGGCGCTGCGCGAGATCGAATGCGCGTTTCCCGACAAGCCGCGCATCGGCGAGGCGCGCCGCCCGCAGGACGAGCCCGTTCGCTTCGGCCAGGATGCGTCGCTCGCCTTCGCCCCCGCCACGCTCGCGGCTTTCGTGCGCGGCGAGGACGGCAGGCCGCCGCGGCTCATCCAGAGCTTTTTCGGTCTGCTGGGCCCCAACGGAGCGCTGCCGCTGCATCTCACCGAGTTCGCGCGCGACCGCATGCGCAATTCCGGCGACCCGACCCTGGTGCGCTTCCTCGACATATTCCATCATCGCCTGATCGCCGTCTTCTATCGCGCCTGGGCGCGCGCCCAGCCCGCGGTGAGCATGGACCGCTCCGAGCGCGATCGCTTCATGCTCTACCTGGGCGCGTTCGTCGGTCTGGCCGAAAAGCGGCTGCGCGGGCGCGATGCGCTGCCCGATGCGGTGAAGCTCTCGTTCGCGGGCCTGCTCGGAAGGGGCGTGCGCAATGCCGATGGGCTGGTTGCGATCCTGCGCGAGTTTTTGGGCGTGCCGGTCGCAATTCAGCAATGGGTCGCGCACTGGATGGCGCTGCCCGATTCGCTGCTCACGCGCCTCGGCAACGAGGCGGTGTGCGGGCTCGGCATCACCGCGGTCGCCGGCGCCCGCGTGTGGGATTTGCAGAGCCGGTTTCGCGTCGTGGTGGGGCCGCTGTCGTTCGCCGATTACGAACGCTTCCTGCCCGGGGGCGAGAGCTACCGCAAACTGAGCGACTGGGTGCGCAACTACGTGGGCTTCGAGTACAAGTGGGATTCGCGCGTGATGCTCGAGGCCGATCAGGTCCCGCCGCTGCTGCTCGGCTACAACGGCCGCCTGGGATGGACCAGCTGGCTTGGAACGCGATTGAACGAAGCGCCTGCCGCGGACCTGCTGCTCGCCGGTCATTAG
- the tssF gene encoding type VI secretion system baseplate subunit TssF: MDPRLLDYYGQELQYIREMGAEFAQEYPKIAARLALSGLECADPYVERLLEGFAFLTARVQLRIDSEFPRFTQQLLSMVYPDYLCPMPSMIVAQVAPDLTEAGLAKGFEIPRGSALTAQRSIEAATACEYRTAHALSLWPLRIAGASYRAYAGDLPPGLPLAKAPQAVLRLRLAATANLKLNQLALGTLALYLAGAENVAYRLYETILADAQGAFLSIPGERKMVGPYLSRDHIGELGFGDDEALLPPGPRTFQGHRLLQEYLAFPARFLFLAISGLERSMAQANVSELELTIPLAHHERMLEDSVSADDFALHCVPAINLFPKRADRMHTDTPRAEYHVVPDRTRPMDFEVYRVQSVIGYGEGVEAQREFLPFYAMYDERIDAQSDAYFTLRREPRVLSEKQRRTGPRTSYVGSEVFLSLVDAREAPFEADLRQLGVETLCTNRDLPLRMPLGSPRGDFGLEMAGPVEAVRCRKGPTPPQPAHLAGESSWRLIGLLSQNYLSLVDSNPREGADALRELLGLCAAQLEMSSRKQISGLRSVACGQIVRRLPTPGPVAFGRGIEVTLEIDESALGGMGAYLFGAVLRHFLSRHVSLNSFVEVVLRITGRGEVMRWPPIIGARPVI, translated from the coding sequence ATGGATCCGCGGCTGCTCGACTACTACGGCCAGGAGCTGCAGTACATCCGCGAGATGGGCGCGGAGTTCGCGCAGGAGTATCCGAAGATCGCCGCTCGCCTGGCGCTTTCCGGTCTCGAATGCGCCGATCCCTACGTCGAGCGTCTGCTCGAGGGCTTCGCGTTCCTCACCGCGCGGGTGCAGTTGCGGATCGATTCGGAATTTCCGCGCTTCACCCAGCAGCTGCTGAGCATGGTGTATCCGGACTATCTGTGCCCGATGCCGTCGATGATCGTGGCGCAAGTGGCGCCCGATCTGACCGAGGCGGGGCTGGCGAAGGGGTTCGAGATCCCGCGCGGATCCGCGCTCACCGCACAGCGCAGCATCGAGGCAGCCACGGCGTGCGAATATCGCACCGCGCACGCGCTCTCGCTGTGGCCGCTGCGCATCGCGGGCGCTTCGTACCGGGCCTATGCGGGCGATCTGCCGCCCGGCCTGCCGCTCGCGAAAGCACCGCAAGCGGTCTTGCGCCTGCGCCTTGCCGCGACCGCCAATCTCAAGCTGAACCAGCTGGCCTTGGGCACGCTGGCGCTGTACCTGGCGGGGGCTGAGAATGTCGCTTACCGCCTGTACGAAACGATACTCGCCGATGCGCAGGGTGCGTTCCTGTCCATTCCCGGCGAGCGCAAGATGGTGGGGCCATACCTTTCCCGCGACCATATCGGCGAGCTCGGATTCGGCGACGACGAAGCGCTGCTGCCGCCGGGCCCGAGAACCTTTCAGGGCCATCGGCTGCTGCAGGAATATCTCGCCTTTCCGGCCCGCTTCCTGTTCCTGGCGATCTCGGGGCTCGAACGCTCGATGGCGCAGGCCAATGTCTCGGAGCTCGAGCTCACCATACCGCTCGCGCATCACGAGCGGATGCTCGAAGACAGCGTCTCGGCGGACGATTTCGCCTTGCATTGCGTGCCGGCGATCAATCTCTTTCCCAAGCGGGCCGATCGCATGCACACCGATACGCCGCGCGCCGAGTATCACGTCGTGCCCGATCGCACCCGGCCGATGGATTTCGAAGTCTATCGCGTGCAATCGGTGATCGGCTACGGCGAAGGGGTCGAGGCGCAGCGCGAATTCCTGCCCTTCTACGCGATGTACGACGAGCGCATCGACGCACAGTCCGATGCCTACTTCACGCTGCGGCGCGAGCCGCGCGTGCTGTCCGAGAAGCAGCGCCGCACCGGGCCGCGCACGAGCTATGTCGGCAGCGAAGTGTTCCTCTCGCTGGTGGATGCGCGCGAAGCGCCGTTCGAGGCGGACCTGCGCCAGTTGGGCGTCGAGACGCTGTGCACCAACCGCGATCTGCCGTTGCGAATGCCGCTGGGCTCGCCGCGAGGCGATTTCGGGCTCGAAATGGCGGGGCCGGTGGAGGCGGTGCGCTGCCGCAAGGGGCCGACGCCCCCGCAGCCGGCGCATCTGGCCGGCGAGTCGTCGTGGCGGCTGATCGGGTTGCTGTCGCAGAACTATCTATCGCTCGTGGACAGCAATCCGCGCGAGGGTGCCGATGCGCTGCGCGAGTTGCTCGGGCTGTGTGCGGCCCAACTCGAAATGTCGTCGCGCAAGCAGATCTCGGGGCTGCGCAGCGTGGCCTGCGGCCAGATCGTGCGCCGGCTGCCGACGCCGGGGCCGGTTGCATTCGGCCGCGGCATCGAGGTCACGCTCGAGATCGATGAGAGCGCACTGGGTGGCATGGGGGCGTATCTGTTCGGCGCCGTGCTGCGCCACTTTCTGAGCCGGCACGTTTCGCTCAACAGTTTCGTCGAGGTCGTGCTGAGAATCACGGGACGCGGGGAGGTGATGCGGTGGCCGCCGATCATCGGGGCTCGGCCCGTCATATGA
- the tssE gene encoding type VI secretion system baseplate subunit TssE: MAELLPQDRLQPALLDRLIDDEPEKKTEPPERRVLTLSRLRESALRDLNWLFNATQMATAEALEDHPYVAGSVVNYGLPAFSGTTASGIDVRAMESALRQAILDFEPRLLAHSVRVKARLIEREENTHNRLSFDIECKLWAQPAPIALLLHSDVDLESGQTTVAETGRR, encoded by the coding sequence ATGGCCGAACTGCTGCCCCAGGATCGTTTGCAGCCTGCGCTGCTCGATCGTCTGATCGACGACGAGCCGGAGAAGAAGACGGAGCCGCCGGAGCGCCGGGTGCTTACCCTGAGCCGCTTGCGCGAATCGGCGCTGCGCGATCTGAACTGGCTGTTCAACGCCACCCAGATGGCAACCGCCGAGGCGCTGGAGGACCATCCCTACGTGGCGGGCTCGGTCGTTAACTACGGCCTGCCGGCGTTCTCCGGCACGACCGCCTCGGGCATCGACGTGCGCGCGATGGAGAGTGCGCTGCGCCAGGCGATCCTCGACTTCGAGCCGCGACTGCTCGCTCACAGCGTGCGGGTCAAGGCGCGGCTCATCGAGCGCGAAGAGAACACGCACAACCGGCTTTCGTTCGACATCGAGTGCAAGCTGTGGGCGCAGCCCGCGCCGATTGCCCTGCTGCTGCACTCGGACGTCGATCTGGAGAGCGGGCAGACCACCGTCGCCGAGACGGGAAGGCGCTGA